The following is a genomic window from Balneolaceae bacterium.
TGTTGGAATGGGTGATGAGAAGCCGATCCATTTGGGATGATGATTCCGAAGATAAGATCAACCAAATCTTCGATAAACTTGCTCTTGTTGAACGAAATGAGCCGATTGGAACCTTTTCAACCGGTATGAAAAAGAAAACTCAGATAGCGGCTGCATTTATTGTAGAGCCAAAACTGATGATTTTAGATGAACCACTCCGCGGATTGGACGCCTCTACCCGTGAGATAGTGTTTGATCTCCTGGGCGATGCAAAACAGAATGATAAACTCGTACTTATGTCCTCTCATTCCATGGGTTCTGATCCTGATTTCTTTGATGAGATTATTGAATTTCCATTGAAATAAATAATTTCTTAAAAGAAACAATTATTCATGTTCACGGAATGTTCAAATGCATTTAATCGCTTTAGAAAAATATGAGAGCACTTATTGTTGAGGATGAATCTTTGATGGCCGATGAGTTGGAGGAACAGCTCCTGGATGAACAATTTATAGTTGATCGTGCTGAAACCTTCAAAAAGGGAAAAGAATGCCTGATAGCGGAAGAATATGATTTATTTCTTTTGGACTTAAGCCTGCCGGATGGAGATGGTCTCGATCTATTGAGATTCGTGAAAAAACTATCAGAAGATACGGCTGTAATCATTTTAACCGCCAGGGGAGAGATCGAAGATAAAGTTGCCGGTTTAGAACTTGGCAGTGACGATTATCTTGCAAAACCATTTTCAATGGCTGAATTGAGAGCCAGAATTCATGCGGTATTACGAAGAAAGTTTAAAATCAACGAAAATGAAA
Proteins encoded in this region:
- a CDS encoding response regulator transcription factor, which encodes MRALIVEDESLMADELEEQLLDEQFIVDRAETFKKGKECLIAEEYDLFLLDLSLPDGDGLDLLRFVKKLSEDTAVIILTARGEIEDKVAGLELGSDDYLAKPFSMAELRARIHAVLRRKFKINENEISAGNLLLNLDQIGVSYEGKALDITETEYKILRYLMLNKNKIITRISLAEHIWGSKVDDRFSLDFINSHMKNIRQKLSKVNADYLIETVYGVGYKLVENEAQ
- a CDS encoding ABC transporter ATP-binding protein — translated: MLELKNLTKQYKPGQPIFSDISRTFSKSKIVGLIGPNGSGKTTFLRILSVNSFPTSGEVLFGRLNIHDSPHQYLQHVGLVHDEESLPKHLSARELLEWVMRSRSIWDDDSEDKINQIFDKLALVERNEPIGTFSTGMKKKTQIAAAFIVEPKLMILDEPLRGLDASTREIVFDLLGDAKQNDKLVLMSSHSMGSDPDFFDEIIEFPLK